Proteins from one Xenopus tropicalis strain Nigerian chromosome 1, UCB_Xtro_10.0, whole genome shotgun sequence genomic window:
- the hvcn1 gene encoding voltage-gated hydrogen channel 1 isoform X1: MAGCLRHFTSVGDDTKKKAWKEEDVEVAHEEEPKNTPHPFIASYSFRGALKWLFSSHKFQIVIICLVILDALFVLVEVLLDLELLAEKVDHIIPEIFHYLSISVLSFFILEIAGKLYAFRLEFFHHKFEVFDAAIVVISFIIDIVYISREDIFNAVGLLILLRLWRVARIVNGIIVSVKTQAEDKIHRLKENQESLLEKVAHLEQQCAQQEQEIVRLQTLLQQHNVFPAS, from the exons ATGGCTGGGTGTCTGCGCCATTTTACCTCTGTGGGAGATGACACAAAAAAAAAGGCATGGAAGGAAGAAGATGTAGAAGTGGCACATGAAGAAGAACCAAAGAATACTCCCCACCCGTTTATAGCCTCATACAGTTTTAGGGGAGCCCTTAAATGGCTTTTTAGCTCCCACAAATTTCAG ATTGTGATTATTTGCCTTGTAATCCTCGATGCATTATTTGTGCTTGTCGAGGTTCTTCTGGATCTGGAGCTGTTAGCCGAAAAAGTTGACCACATTATACCTGAG atatttcaCTATCTGAGCATTTCTGTCTTGAGCTTCTTTATTTTGGAAATTGCTGGTAAATTGTATGCCTTTCGCCTTGAGTTCTTTCATCACAAATTTGAAGTGTTTGACGCAGCCATCGTTGTGATCTCCTTTATCATTGACATTGTCTATATATCTCGGGAAGATATTTTCAATGCCGTGGGGCTACTGATACTGCTTCGGCTTTGGAGAGTGGCAAGAATTGTGAATG GTATAATTGTGTCGGTCAAGACCCAAGCAGAGGATAAGATTCATAGGTTGAAAGAAAACCAAGAGTCATTGCTTGAGAAAGTCGCACACCTGGAGCAGCAGTGTGCCCAACAG GAACAAGAGATTGTCAGACTTCAGACGTTACTGCAGCAGCACAATGTATTTCCTGCTTCCTAA